A window of Desulfovibrio litoralis DSM 11393 contains these coding sequences:
- a CDS encoding TusE/DsrC/DsvC family sulfur relay protein encodes MASITYKGHEFEVDEDGFLLRFDDWNPDWMEYVKDSEGITDITPDHQKILDFLQDYYRKNGIAPMVRILSKNTGFKLKEVYELFPSGPGKGACKMSGLPKPTGCV; translated from the coding sequence ATGGCAAGTATTACTTATAAAGGTCATGAGTTTGAAGTTGACGAAGATGGTTTCCTCTTACGTTTTGATGATTGGAACCCAGATTGGATGGAGTATGTAAAAGACTCAGAAGGTATCACCGACATTACTCCTGATCACCAAAAGATTCTTGACTTCTTGCAAGATTACTACAGAAAGAATGGTATCGCTCCTATGGTTCGTATTCTTTCTAAAAACACCGGTTTCAAATTGAAAGAAGTTTATGAATTGTTCCCTTCAGGTCCTGGTAAAGGTGCCTGTAAAATGAGTGGATTACCTAAACCAACAGGTTGTGTATAA
- a CDS encoding CBS and ACT domain-containing protein — protein sequence MLIKEWMTTDVITVTPDTSMMKAKRLMQEKNVGRLPVIDEASRKVVGIISDRDIKQASPSKATTLDMHELHYLLSELKIKDIMTKKPFCVRAEDSVEMVALKLVELNIGGMPVVDDLGRIEGIITDSDLFKVFIAITGIQQGGLQLAFDLENAPGTLKPIVDLLRSKGARIVSILTSIEAEDAPVRRVYIRIRDITCEAEIIEEVKANFPLVYAQKSSVVTNAFKS from the coding sequence ATGCTTATTAAAGAGTGGATGACAACAGATGTAATAACTGTTACCCCCGATACCTCAATGATGAAAGCCAAGCGTTTAATGCAGGAAAAAAACGTTGGGCGTTTGCCTGTTATTGATGAAGCTTCGCGTAAAGTTGTCGGAATTATTTCAGACAGGGATATTAAACAAGCATCGCCGTCTAAAGCAACAACCCTTGATATGCACGAGTTGCATTATTTGTTGTCTGAGTTAAAAATTAAAGATATTATGACCAAAAAGCCTTTTTGTGTGCGGGCTGAGGACTCTGTTGAGATGGTTGCCCTTAAACTTGTTGAGCTTAATATCGGCGGAATGCCCGTTGTTGATGATTTAGGGCGAATAGAGGGAATAATTACAGACAGCGACCTATTTAAAGTTTTTATTGCCATTACCGGAATTCAACAAGGCGGTCTGCAATTGGCTTTTGATTTGGAAAATGCCCCGGGAACTTTAAAGCCGATAGTCGACTTGTTAAGAAGTAAGGGGGCAAGAATCGTTTCTATTTTGACGTCTATCGAAGCAGAAGACGCACCTGTTCGCAGGGTTTATATTCGCATAAGAGATATAACTTGCGAAGCGGAAATAATAGAAGAAGTTAAAGCTAATTTCCCTTTGGTTTATGCCCAAAAATCAAGCGTTGTAACGAACGCCTTTAAGTCGTAA